A single region of the Thermodesulfobacteriota bacterium genome encodes:
- the qrcD gene encoding menaquinone reductase integral membrane subunit QrcD, translated as MDRAWIPEGVQRCGAGAFFSWMALWLFVLGAAVSTALLILWKGLNQTNMNDYFGFGAWITVDLGVIALGAGAFFSGFLTYVVRVKELKALINFAVIIGFICYSSALLILTLDIGQPLRGWFGYWFPNIHSMLTEVIFCITLYFTVLTIEYVPLILENRKIYANPVAHTLSHNFHEAMAIFAAIGTFLSFFHQGSLGGMYGVMYARPFAFREGFFVWPWTFFLFIFSAISTGPTFTVLVTMILQKVTKKRLVPRESLSVLAKIAGWLLCGYVIAKTVDTYYWATHILPARGLTFGEQYHGYQYGMWLPFVEIGLCGVIPALILIIRRLRENDKWLALACVLASAGVVLNRFIFTVQTLAMPVYPFDKWYTYFPSWQEWVTSLAVIAYGALVISLSYRYLPVFPYERDLNPSAR; from the coding sequence ATGGATCGTGCATGGATACCAGAAGGGGTTCAAAGATGTGGCGCCGGGGCCTTTTTTTCATGGATGGCGCTTTGGTTGTTCGTGCTGGGTGCTGCCGTAAGTACAGCCCTGTTGATACTCTGGAAGGGCCTGAATCAGACGAATATGAATGATTACTTCGGGTTCGGCGCCTGGATCACTGTCGATTTAGGGGTAATCGCCCTTGGAGCCGGGGCCTTTTTCAGCGGCTTTCTTACCTACGTGGTACGGGTAAAGGAACTCAAGGCCCTTATTAATTTTGCCGTTATCATCGGGTTCATCTGTTACAGTAGCGCTCTATTGATACTGACCCTGGATATCGGCCAGCCGCTTCGGGGTTGGTTCGGTTACTGGTTCCCCAACATCCACTCCATGCTGACCGAAGTTATCTTTTGCATCACCCTGTATTTTACGGTTTTGACTATTGAGTATGTACCCTTAATCCTCGAAAACCGGAAGATATACGCTAATCCGGTGGCACACACCCTGAGCCACAATTTTCATGAGGCCATGGCCATCTTTGCGGCCATTGGCACATTCCTTTCCTTCTTCCATCAAGGTTCTTTGGGCGGCATGTATGGCGTAATGTATGCCCGGCCGTTTGCCTTCCGGGAAGGCTTTTTTGTCTGGCCCTGGACATTCTTCCTCTTTATCTTCTCGGCGATTTCTACCGGACCAACGTTCACCGTTCTTGTCACCATGATCTTGCAGAAGGTGACAAAAAAACGGCTTGTACCCCGGGAGTCGCTTTCTGTCCTGGCCAAGATAGCAGGTTGGTTGCTTTGTGGTTATGTTATCGCGAAGACAGTGGATACCTATTACTGGGCTACGCATATCCTCCCGGCGAGAGGTCTTACCTTTGGCGAGCAGTACCATGGATACCAGTATGGTATGTGGTTGCCGTTTGTAGAGATTGGTTTGTGTGGTGTAATCCCGGCCCTTATCCTTATCATCCGCCGCCTGCGCGAGAATGACAAATGGCTGGCGCTTGCCTGTGTCCTGGCTTCAGCTGGCGTGGTTCTTAACCGCTTTATCTTTACTGTGCAGACGCTGGCCATGCCTGTGTATCCATTTGACAAGTGGTATACCTACTTCCCGAGCTGGCAGGAATGGGTGACCTCACTGGCCGTAATTGCTTATGGCGCCTTGGTTATCTCTCTTTCATATCGTTACCTGCCGGTATTTCCGTATGAAAGGGATTTGAATCCGTCGGCCAGATAG
- the nadB gene encoding L-aspartate oxidase — protein sequence MEIKTDFLVIGSGIAGLSFALKAARYGEVTIVTKKAMMDTSTNLAQGGIAAVTGPDDSFELHIADTLRSGDGLSRPDVVELVVKEAPERIKELVDIGVQFTTRPKNQTHLDLGKEGGHSRRRIVHAQDLTGQEIERALVARTRENPRITIYENHIAIDLLTKGKLLKKKGKSNQETCFGAYVLDTQTGSIHTFLSRITLLCTGGAGKVYLYTSNPDIATGDGMAMAYRAGARMANMEFVQFHPTCLYHPKAKNFLISEAVRGEGGILIDKHGRAFMEKYDPLKDLALRDAVARAIDAELKKSGDDCVYLDISHRPADFIRNRFPNIYQKCLSLGIDITKEPIPVVPAAHYMCGGILTDIYARSSISGLYAIGETACTGLHGANRLASNSLLEAVVFAYQALLSSIEEIGPKSSYTPPSVPPWDPGGAVDLQESVLISHNWDGIRRLMWNYVGIVRTDKRLALAQKRLEFIQKEIQQHYWDYIITGDFLELRNLATVAELIVTCALLRKESRGLHYNLDHPSKDDTHYKKDTIIWRQ from the coding sequence GTGGAAATTAAAACTGATTTTTTGGTCATCGGCAGCGGTATTGCCGGGCTTAGCTTTGCCTTGAAGGCGGCGCGTTATGGTGAGGTAACAATCGTCACCAAAAAGGCCATGATGGATACCAGCACCAATCTCGCCCAGGGAGGAATTGCCGCGGTCACAGGCCCGGACGACTCCTTTGAACTGCATATTGCAGATACCCTGCGATCGGGAGATGGCCTGTCTCGTCCGGATGTAGTGGAACTGGTCGTAAAGGAGGCCCCGGAAAGGATCAAAGAGTTAGTGGATATCGGGGTACAATTTACTACACGGCCGAAAAACCAGACACACCTTGACTTGGGCAAGGAAGGCGGTCACTCCCGCCGGCGTATCGTCCATGCCCAGGATCTCACCGGACAGGAGATCGAACGGGCCCTTGTAGCCAGGACCAGAGAAAATCCGCGCATCACCATCTATGAAAACCATATTGCTATCGACCTCCTGACCAAGGGCAAGCTGTTAAAGAAAAAGGGTAAAAGCAACCAGGAGACCTGCTTTGGGGCCTACGTTCTGGACACCCAAACAGGGTCAATCCATACCTTTCTGTCCAGGATAACCCTCCTTTGCACGGGCGGGGCCGGAAAGGTTTACCTCTACACCAGCAATCCGGACATCGCCACGGGGGACGGCATGGCCATGGCCTACCGCGCTGGAGCCAGGATGGCCAACATGGAATTTGTCCAATTTCATCCCACCTGCCTCTATCACCCCAAGGCCAAGAACTTTCTTATCTCAGAGGCCGTCCGGGGGGAAGGAGGCATCCTGATTGATAAACACGGACGGGCCTTTATGGAAAAATATGATCCCCTGAAAGACCTGGCCCTGCGGGATGCTGTAGCCCGCGCTATAGATGCCGAGCTCAAGAAGAGCGGCGATGATTGCGTCTATCTTGACATCAGTCATCGCCCGGCAGATTTTATTAGGAATCGTTTCCCCAATATTTACCAGAAATGCCTCTCCCTGGGCATTGACATCACCAAAGAACCCATTCCGGTTGTACCCGCCGCCCATTACATGTGTGGAGGTATATTAACCGATATTTATGCCCGGAGCAGTATCAGCGGCCTTTACGCCATAGGCGAGACCGCCTGCACCGGGCTGCATGGGGCAAATCGCCTGGCTTCTAATTCTCTTCTGGAAGCGGTCGTCTTTGCCTATCAGGCCTTACTTTCATCCATCGAAGAGATAGGGCCTAAATCTTCTTATACTCCGCCCTCAGTTCCGCCCTGGGATCCGGGTGGAGCCGTGGACCTGCAGGAATCGGTACTTATATCTCACAACTGGGACGGGATACGCCGTCTCATGTGGAACTATGTAGGCATTGTGCGGACAGACAAACGCCTGGCCCTGGCCCAAAAACGTCTCGAGTTTATACAAAAAGAGATACAGCAACATTACTGGGATTACATAATAACCGGGGATTTCCTGGAACTGCGCAACCTGGCCACTGTAGCGGAATTGATCGTCACCTGTGCCCTCCTGCGTAAGGAAAGCCGGGGGCTGCATTATAATCTTGACCACCCCTCTAAAGACGACACCCATTATAAGAAAGACACCATAATCTGGCGGCAATAA
- a CDS encoding HAD-IA family hydrolase, with protein MVKVVIFDCDGVMFDSREANRAFYNHILAAFGRKEMTEEELFYVHMHTADASIAHLFRGREELESAQQYRLNTDYTPFLPLMIMDPGLKGFLRYLQPKYRVAIATNRTTTMDKLLEIFELKSCFDMVVSALDVANSKPHPEPLLKIMDRFKVLPQEVIYIGDSELDEKAAYAAGISLIAYKNKGLTAAYHVDSFHEVIPILEDNCSS; from the coding sequence ATGGTTAAGGTAGTTATCTTTGACTGCGATGGAGTCATGTTTGATTCCCGGGAGGCCAATCGGGCCTTTTATAATCATATACTGGCAGCCTTCGGACGTAAGGAGATGACCGAAGAGGAACTATTTTATGTACACATGCACACGGCTGATGCCTCTATAGCCCATCTTTTTCGAGGCAGGGAAGAACTGGAGTCAGCGCAGCAGTATCGGCTTAACACGGATTATACCCCATTTCTTCCCCTGATGATAATGGATCCCGGTTTGAAAGGGTTTTTAAGGTATCTGCAACCGAAGTACAGGGTGGCTATTGCCACCAATCGGACCACAACCATGGATAAGCTCCTCGAGATTTTTGAACTCAAAAGTTGTTTTGATATGGTGGTTTCAGCCCTGGATGTCGCCAATTCCAAGCCACATCCCGAACCCCTGCTGAAGATAATGGACAGGTTTAAGGTCTTGCCTCAAGAGGTTATTTATATCGGTGATTCGGAGTTGGACGAAAAAGCGGCCTATGCCGCCGGTATAAGCCTGATAGCCTACAAGAATAAAGGGTTAACGGCGGCCTATCATGTGGATAGCTTTCACGAAGTTATCCCCATATTAGAGGATAATTGTTCTTCATAA
- a CDS encoding MFS transporter codes for MRDKQIFGWAMYDFANSAFATTILAVIFNKYFALEVAGGEKGVFIAGLHIHGATLFAVIVSLSMAVSALTAPILGAIADFSQRKKAFLAGFCYTGIIFTALLYLVHPGDVRSGAFFFIMANIGFSGGNAFYNAFLPQMTTPANVGRVSGLGWAFGYIGGAALLVINLFMLNGLYIPGAGRITFTVQACFLSVAIWWALFSLPTFLWVREKKTDRKGVKAGDTPGRDRSYAAIGLARVKRTLSRIKQFRELSLFLISFLFYNDGIETVVVMTSVFAAEVVGMQTREIIFLFLFIQAVAFVGSIFFGYVSDRLGHKRTILCTLVIWVLAVIWAFFLGWLLEPRREFWIICFLAGLVLGGSQAASRALQCLLTPVSHAAEFFGFFAISGRFASIFGPLSYGLLIYLTGSLRWGILSVAVFFVIGAIILLQVDEKAGMLEKAGYEEQLSSNMGITS; via the coding sequence TTGCGCGACAAACAGATCTTCGGCTGGGCGATGTATGACTTTGCCAATTCAGCCTTTGCCACCACTATCCTGGCGGTGATCTTTAACAAATATTTTGCCCTGGAGGTGGCCGGGGGAGAAAAAGGGGTCTTCATCGCCGGGCTACATATCCATGGGGCGACACTTTTTGCCGTTATCGTATCGCTTAGCATGGCTGTCTCCGCCCTCACCGCCCCCATCCTGGGCGCGATAGCCGATTTTTCACAACGCAAAAAGGCATTCCTGGCCGGATTCTGCTATACCGGGATTATCTTTACCGCCCTCCTGTACCTGGTGCACCCCGGCGATGTCCGGTCAGGGGCGTTCTTTTTCATCATGGCCAATATCGGGTTTTCCGGCGGCAACGCCTTTTACAATGCCTTTCTGCCACAGATGACTACGCCCGCCAATGTCGGCCGCGTCTCCGGCCTGGGATGGGCCTTCGGCTACATAGGAGGCGCCGCCCTCTTGGTTATAAACCTCTTTATGCTGAACGGCCTCTATATCCCCGGAGCAGGCCGTATAACATTTACCGTACAGGCCTGTTTTCTCTCCGTGGCTATCTGGTGGGCATTGTTTTCCTTGCCTACCTTTCTATGGGTTCGAGAGAAGAAAACGGATAGGAAGGGGGTTAAAGCCGGAGACACGCCGGGGCGTGACAGGAGTTACGCGGCTATCGGCCTCGCCCGTGTAAAACGCACCCTCTCCCGGATCAAACAGTTCCGCGAATTATCCTTATTTCTCATCTCCTTCCTATTCTATAATGACGGCATAGAAACCGTCGTTGTTATGACCTCCGTCTTTGCCGCCGAGGTGGTGGGGATGCAGACTCGGGAGATCATCTTTCTCTTTCTTTTTATCCAGGCAGTGGCCTTTGTCGGATCCATATTCTTTGGCTATGTCAGCGATCGTCTGGGCCACAAACGAACCATACTCTGCACCCTCGTTATCTGGGTGCTAGCCGTAATCTGGGCCTTTTTTCTGGGATGGCTTCTGGAACCACGGCGCGAATTCTGGATTATCTGTTTCCTGGCCGGGCTGGTGCTGGGAGGAAGTCAGGCGGCATCCCGCGCCCTGCAATGCCTGCTTACACCTGTCTCACACGCGGCGGAATTCTTCGGGTTCTTTGCTATCTCCGGCCGTTTTGCCTCTATTTTCGGCCCGCTATCTTACGGCCTTCTGATCTACCTTACCGGAAGCCTGCGTTGGGGGATATTGTCCGTGGCTGTCTTCTTTGTCATCGGGGCCATAATATTGTTACAGGTAGATGAAAAAGCGGGGATGCTGGAAAAGGCAGGTTATGAAGAACAATTATCCTCTAATATGGGGATAACTTCGTGA